TAGACTGAGGGGAGAAGGCGGTAGCCTGATGTCATGGTACCGCCGTTGATGAGACTGCCAGCGATGGCAATGCCCTTGAGTGCTGGGAGATAGGCGTGAAGGGAAGTCATGTTTGTCTGTTTATTTGAAGTGTTTTGAGCAagtgatgacgacgagataGCTATTTGTAACGGTGTTTGAGATGCAGTGAAAAGAAATGGAGAAAATACTTGTCtagtggtggtggttgatgTTTATGTTTGCAATCGAAAGAGGAGCCCTTTGCTATAGAAAGCTATTCTTGAACTATGACGAGGGCAACACCGGCATTTACGTTCCAAACTGTCATGCATGGAAGCCACTCGACACTTTGTTGTCTCACGGTAAGCCGAACTGGCAGTCATCACAATACTCAACTAAGGTCCTGGTTGCGTATGCTCTTTCGGGTCCTAACTCGATAAGGAACTCCAGCTGAGAATACACTGGAGGTTTGCAGTGCGCCACTGGGCGAGCCGCTGACCGGTTGAGGGCTCAATGTGACTCTTGAGGGCACAGTGGAGAGAGCTGAAAACCTCAACGTAGCTGTATCTACGGATAACAAACCACGGCTCACAATTCGCTCACTATCATGTTCACTTGAACTGAGACATTCACAATTCCCAAGACGTTCTTGGCTACAGCGTTCAGGGTTGCAATATTGGCTTTAGCGCTTGCCCCCGGCCTCCCCCGGCCTGCATTAGCCTTTACAGTAGTTAGTTACCCCTCAGCGCTAGCACGCAGCAGGCCGCCCCCTCTGATCCCCTTGGGCTTAGTACTATTTCCGTGGCTGGCTGTTCGGTCGAATTTGAGCATTTTTGGACTATCAGAAACATGGTACCTTTCCAAAAGTCCATTTGGTCCGAAAAAAGATAAGGCCTGCATCGGAGCATCTTAAATTGAGGCCCTCCAGGCAGCTGATCATTGTGGAGTAGATGCAAAGCTATCTTAGGAGATTTTTTTCGATGTACGGAGCGTTGGTAATTATGCAGTCTGTATCGGGCACTTGGTTTGGCGAGAAAGGAAAGGTTGCACGTGAACTCATTCAACCTTCTGgaggctttggtgatggatttCCTATTTGGCTCACAGTCTCAACTAATTATTACTCCCACGTTGAACAGACATGTGTAGAATTGTAAAATAAACAGTACGATTAATGACGAGAAAGCTAGAACTGCACGCCAACAGCATTgaccaagttcttgacaGCACCAAAGAACTCAACAAGACCCATCGTCCACCACGATCGCCTCTTCCAGCCTTCCTCAATAGGCAgtctctcgtcttcaaagaTAGCTCTGACATACTTGACTGGAATCgtctttccatctccaaaacAGCCCATCATGAGTGCGAGCTGGCCGCAGTTGACCTGATGTTCAGCTGGTCCATAAACCAACTCTGGATTATCCTCCAGTTGCCGTGAGATACGAGCCTTTATGAACTGGGCAAGATCTGGAATGGTGAGAGTTTCACCATCATAAGAATATTCCAGCATCTCTTCGATCaaatcttgttgaggatCATTGTTTCCCTGCTTTTGAGCAATGTCCCGTCTTGACAGGGAGATGTCATGCTCGATAGCGCCATGAGAAgcaagattctcaagattgagatACTTCTTCCCATCAGTGATTTGCTTCGGATTCCAGCAGCCGAAATAGTCAAAAAAGGAATaagggttcttgatgagcgACCAAATCCTCTGCCATGTGCCAACAGGCTTTTTCATGTATGCCTTGGCAGGGTTTTGGTACTCAAAGTAGGTGGGGATGGCGAAGACAGAGCCGAGGAGAGGACTCATGCCGACGTGTTTCATTGAGGCGTTGAGATCATCCATGAAAATGCCGCGTCCACTGCGCTCAAGGTAGCCATGGTTCGCGAGAGCATTGACAACAGGGCAGGGACTTCTGCTGGCATTGGGAGGAGCTTTTGCAAACTCTCCAACTGCGGGTGTAGGAGGCATTGGGATGGTGACTGAcatggactttgatggtcttgagtGTTAGAGAATGAACAAGTAAAGGTAAATGAGCTGATTTCGCAATGACAGAAGGACGTGGGATTGCCGTTCCTTGAATCAAGATGAGCTGTTATACtatgaagagaagaagctaCAGGGTCACTGGTGAGCTTCACTTGTCATTAACCAATAGTATCCAGGTTGATTGCACTGGGGTCCAGACCTGTAGCGTCGTATTTGTGGCGGCCAGTTGAGCGCTGAGCATTTCCAATAGTCCCTTGATCAACCGCACTACTGAAGTCAGAGTTCGAGACATCGGATGTACGTGGGGGACGGGAAAGAGCCAAATGCGAGAGTTTCATTACTGCTTATGTCTTGTGGCTTGCTGAAACTGGCAACGTACTCACCCAGTTGGGAAAAGCTACTCACCAGCGCAGGGTACTGGCAGGgcgacagcatcatgataAGCGCCAGATACTTGACCGGTTGATAACCGGGTTATGGGATAGTCCTTGGCGCATTAGTGCACAGCACAGCTATGACTGCTCCCGCCACGGGATGTTTGGGGGCCCTGTAACAGCGGGAAGAGGAATgtgatgttgctgatctCACCAACTGCTAACGATGCGCGTTTTCAGCTCCGGAGGTGGCCTGAGCACTTTGGAAAAGGCGCTATTTTAGACCCGTTAGCGGTCAGCCAGCCGCAACGGGCCGTGTGGAGAGTTCAGTGGATGAATTTACAAGCGGCTGAGCGGGGAATGTGATAATGATGCGGCATTGGGTTAAAGCCGTGATAACCGCTGCTCGTGTGCGTGTTCAAGTTCAGCTCTGAACTTTCCCTCCAATGATCTGACCTAGCCGTTTCTTGGTCTACTGAAGAACTAGTTCTTTTGTGATTGCTGGAGTAGTAAATGCATGAAATCAATAGCGGCGGACTAAGAAATGTTACGATGACGAATGAGCGGGCCACGAATGTCAGCCACGCGGCATGCAAGGTTCGTCAGCTCGAGAGTTGAGCGGGGATGCGCCAGAAACACAATGATTGAGATACTCTTGGCGTTGCAGATGCCGAGACATGGATAACAATGCCCGAGAATTGGTTCTGATAGACCGGAGTAAGCGAGGCAGGGTCTGATCGATAGTTTGTCTTCACAGTGCATTTCCAATCTCGACGCGGATGCCCAATCTGCATTGACTGATAATAGGCCCCCAGGCTGCACCAGTTCAAGGGAAGCATCGTAATAATTCTGTTTACTTCACACTATCTCATTTCATTATCATCTCCTGGCCTTCAGTTCAAAAGAGTGTGGATAAGTCACTTTTACCAAGtgaacctcctcctctcccctGCTCGTGTTCTTTTAACAATACGGCAGAACACTCCTCACCGTCATCATGAACGGCCACTCTCAGCACTCACATGAGCCTGTGATGAGTAAGCAGGATGAGGATCTGATGCAGCTCACGCTGCAGCTcagaaacaagaaagaagcagagaaatATGCCAAGTATCACGGCGACAAACTGATTGGAGTATGGGTCACTACCAAATTGTATTATGCTTGCTAACGTCTGTAGAACCCCATTGCCCCCAAGGTTGGCTTATGGGAAGATGTCAAATCCGTGTTCTCCAAGTCAAGCAACTGGCCCGCCTTGAAGAGAACGGCAGATGGCATCATTAAAGGCACTGGACTTGATGTAGGTTGGCTCTGTATTTTTTACTTTGTGTACTGACAATGCGTAGGGACAGAGTCTTGCGACTATCGCTGGCAGTCTTTCTGACTACAGTGTCCAACGCCAGAAGTTGATCGATggccaagtcaaagacaagtaCGACAAGATGCTGCACCGTAAGTCTACACAAGCCGCAGAGAGATTGATGACTGAGGCTAATTCCTTCAGCGCCTTTGACATACCTTGGAGATGCATTCCAGTATAGAACTGCTGATGGCAAGTTCAACAGCGCCATGAATCCTCATCTCGGTCAAGCTGGTGCTCCATATGCCAAGACTGTTCCATCAAAGACCGCACCACTGGGAGCTCTTCCTGATCCCTCTGATCTCTTTGATAAGCTCATGGCACGAGAGGAAGGTGGCCGAGAGAGCAAGTCTGGACTCTCTGCCATGCTCATCTATCACGCAACCATCATTATCCATGACATCTTCAGAaccaacgacaacgacaagaaTATCTCCGATAGCTCGTCGTATCTTGACCTGTCCCCACTCTATGGATACACCACAGAGATGCAGCGCAAGGTCCGAGATGACAagttcaagcttggcctcTTGAAGCCCGACACGTTTGCTGAGGACCGTCTACTTCGACAGCCACCTGGCGTCTGCATCATGCTCGTTATGTATAACCGGTATCATAACTATGCTGCAAGACAACTTCTCCGCATCAACGAGAATGGCCGCTTCAGGGTTCCAGCCATGTACGAGAAGACCAAACTGGTCTCTCTGATCATGGAGCATCTTCCTGAGAAGGACCAGTACGGCCAAAAGCTTCCattggatgacgatgttaAGGAGAAGTGTAAGAAGTACGAGAAACTCTGGAGAGATGTCCGCGCAGCTAGGCCTGGCGATGCACCTTACGCTCCCCCCAAGACACCCCATGAGacagaaaaggagaagaagaagcgagaggaAGCCGAGAAAAAGCGACACGATGCTctggaagagattgagaagttcaacaagTCTAAGCTGAACCAAGAGTTGGAAGACCTGACCAacgatctcaagcttctactcaagaagaagaccttgaagctcaaggatcGCGATCACCAAGCAGCTAAGGACTTCGAAGCGGCATGTGATGAGTTCAAAGAGGCCTGGGAAGCAGCCTGGAACAAACAAGACGATGACCTCTTCAACACAGCCCGACTCATCACCTGCGGCATGTACATTCAGATCTCAGTCCACGACTATCTGAGAGCGCTCATGGGCTTCCACCAGTTCGACACCAACTTCACGCTTGATCCTCGCGCCGACTTTgatcagaagaagacgagccGTGGTATTGGTAACCAGGTCACAGTCGAGTTCAACCTTCTCTACCGCTTCCATTGTGCCATCTctctcaaggatgagaaatACACTGAAGACTTTATGAAGAATGTGTTGCACTTCAGGGACCCTAGCAATACTTCTCTTCCCGAGTTTCTGGGTACCATGGCTGCCGTTAAgcagaaggctgctgaggatcACAAGTATGGTAAGAGGGAGCCTGAGCCATGGGAGGTAACCTTTGGTATCCCTGATGAGGACCCGACACCTGCGGCTGGGGCTGGCTCTTCAGGCAACACTTCGGACAGTGGTATAGCTCTCGACGGTGCTTCCAACAATGCCAGTGCGGAAAAGGTCACCGAGTCCAAGCACTTCACCCGCAACCCAATCACCAACCTCTTCGATGACAaccagatgctcaaggagCTTACTTCAGCCATGGATGaccccatctccaactttggTCCTCGCAACGTTCCCAAGTGTCTCAAGTCGGTTGAGATCATGGgcattcttcaagctcgtCGATGGGAGTGTGGAACTCTGAATGACTTCAGAGACTTCTTTGGCCTGCCCAGACACCAGTCTTTTGAGAGCGTCACAAAGAACACTGAGATCCAGAATGCCCTTCGAGATCTTTATGAGCATCCTGATAAGATCGAGCTGTATCCTGGTATCTTCTGTGAGTCTGATGAGTACATGGGCCTAGACCCAGGTCCCAGTGAGTCGAGCTCTGCTCTTTGgtctgccatcttctccgaTGCCATCACCCTCGTCCGATCTGATCGTTTCTACACTGTTGACTGGAACACCAACTCTTTGACCTCTTGGGGTATGAAAGAGGTCACTCCCAACAACGAGATTTGCAAGAGTTCAGTCTTCCATCGTCTCCTTCAACGTGCTTTCCCAGGCTGGTTCCcctccaacaccatccgctTCTTCCATCCTTTCTACACAGCCGAGCAGAATGGCAAATATGCCGAGGCTCAAGGCTATGGTGACTGGTTTAAGGAGACAGTTGATCACCCAAAGGTCGCCGTCGCTGCCCCAGTGCAGAAGCCTGAGAAGCCATGGTATCTCAGCAAgtttgatgacatcaagatcatcttgcAGGgcgagaaggccaagaacttCACAAACTCTGCGTTTTACTACAAGGCAAACCTGCCTCAAGTAGTCAGAGACGTGTTGACCACGGTGGAAGGAAAGGACGACCCTAAATACACGTCCACGATTGACGATTACGTCGAGAAGGTGGAAGCAGACCTGAAAGAGTATCTCGATAACGAAATGAGACATATTGTCAAAAGAGAGTCGATCTCTATGACCAACTCGACCTTCCAGATCGATGCTACTCGAGAGTGAGCATCCGTTTCACCCTTTAACTTCGAGATCCAGCTGACCACCTTATAGCTTTGCTATTCCTGTTGTTACTCGATATGTCGCTgacttccttggcttcggaaacaagctcttcaagacccccaccgaggccaaggacaCGTACAGCGAGAATGAGATCTATCAGCACATCACAAACTGccagatcttcctctcctATAATGCTGACGAGACCAAGTGGTTGCAGCGTCGTGAGGCCTTCAAGGCTTCtatgaagaagctcatcgaaCTGACCCAGAGAGGAACCATCTGGGAGGCTGGGCAGTGGGGCATCACCAAGGCGTTTTTTGGTAAGAAGGAGACTAATGCCATGCATAATCTTGGAGTCTTTGTGGCGGAGCAGGTTTTGGGCTATGAGAAGGAGCAGAGCAAAGCGGCTGctattcttcttctcatttgTCTTGACTTTGCCTACAATGCAGTCGTCTCGGTAAGTTGCGACAATACCTAGTTCATCAGAATTTGAGACAAGCTAACCACTACCAGTTCACTGCGACGCTGGATGGCTACATGAAGGATCTTTATGCAGCGGCTGATGGTCGTCCACATTTCATGCTAGGCCTACGTCATGATACCCGTCCACAATGGATTCAAGTCCAGGAGTGTGTCTTCAGCGATAAGCCAAACGCTGACGagcatcttgagaagatggtccAGACAATGGCTCGAATCACCGTTCGGCAGCCCATTGTTCGcaaggctcttgaagagGACAAATATAAGTTTGCTGGTGTgaaaggaggaaaagaagtTACTATCAAGAAAGGTGATGCTGTTATCCTCGATCTTGTAAGTTGATGTCACCACCTGCTTGTCGAGAGTGCGGACTAATCAGTTTTAACAGGCCAAGGCCGGCGACGAAGAAGGTGTCAAGAACAGCCCAGAGAAGCGGCAGCTCTTGCTGGCCCAGCTCAGCATCGCGGACAAGTTTGGCGTCTTTGCACCCCGACGTATTGTCACGATTTCTCTTACCTCGATGATCAAGTTCGTCGCTCAGATGAAGAATCCTCGTCGTGGTCACGATGCACAGGGCAAGCTTAAGAGGATTAACCTAGACTCTACTCCCGAGGGCTATGCCAACTACATGGCTCCCGGCCGAGTCAGCTGGATTCAGAAACAAGCCGAGAAGCTGAAAAGCcctgaagaggcagaggatATTGTTACCGAAGGCGATCTGCGGCCGCAGAGTGACACGTATCTCACCCCAACTTGGGATGAGTTTGTTCCCTTCCCCATGACATGGAAGATTCGCTTCGACGGCTTTGGAGAATCGGACTACAAGGTTGGCACTAATGAATACGGTAGAGTCAAGACGATGCCTACGCTTCCTGATTTCTGTCCTCCGTGGtatcagcctcaaggtcCAAGCACGGAGGGTGGCGCTTTTGCTTCTACCGTCTGCATTTGTGCTGGTGAGGGATCTGGAAAgggcgaggttgatgacaagggcgagaaggTCCACAAGAAGGGTTGTCCTTGTGTTGGAGgttccaagaagaagcataagcTGAAGACGGCCCAGCTTTCGACGGGCTGTGGATTGAGTGATAACTGTGTTCATAAGTAGTGCTCTAGTTGGTTCCCATAATAATTGATCTCTTGTGTATTTGTAAAGTAGCCACGGTTATTTGTTGCTGAGGCGAGTCAGTTGTCTAGACCAAGTTCTTGTAGCTGGTTCTAGACTGCATGCCCCTCTGCTCGCCCTGAAGTTTCTGCTTGATGTCAACGCAAACAACTCCTGGAACTCGTCAAAGCTTGCTTACTTTTACCATGATAACATCTAAGCCACTTGATCAATTTGGAGAAATTTACGAGATAACCTATCGCAACCATTTGTCGTATTTGGTCGAGCCAGGGGATTTGAGAACTATGCAATGGAGTTGGCGTTTATCTTAATCCATGTGATATAATTACCAATATTTCACTTTCCCTTATTGACAGGGGAAAATTACACTGTAGGCTACGCCAATACCAAACGAGGCTTGGTAAACAATCCGGGTTCATTTTGACTGTCTGCTGCTTGAGCTATATCGTCCATTTGGTGTGTAGTGTCTAATCATGTTGGCGTCATTGGACggcattgagcttcttctgcacGAGCAAATACTGGACGTACGATGGTCCCATGCTTTTGATTCCATAGCCAGCTCATACCATATAGAACTTCTCGAATTGATTGAAGATAACAGAAAGAGTGAGCTTGACTCACATGAGATTCACGCCATATTTACTTGTTAATCAATGCCCCAATTCGTATCACTCTTGTATAGGTTAGATGAGCTTGTGGGCTGCCAAGATACGTAACAACCCATTTTTGGGCTTACCGCTAAGCGAGAGCGCCTACAACTGCTCAATCTAGTCTAGCTCTTCCGCGCAAACAACGCTAAGAATCATGGGAGATCTGCACGAAGCAGCTAGGATGATCCTCGTGAATCTCCTCTTTCTGAGGGGAACCTCGGATATTACACACAGCCCGGGCCAGGATTAAGCATAAGAGGCTCACCCAGATAAAAGGCGGGGCAGCACATTAGAGTTCATAACCGGACGGGCCAATGCTACCAACAAGCGTGGGGGCTGTTTATACGATTGACCGTATCAGAAGCTTCTGTGATTATTCCAGGGCCTCCAACTTCCTGATGTAGTAGCACTACCCCATAGTTCTTGAACTCTAACGGAGGCATCCATGGGACTAGCGAGCATAGACAACGGCAATTACAGTGGGGAGAGTTTGCATGGGAATAAACAGTTGCTAGAGTATAAATAAGACCATCCACTCGCGATGAAAATAGCTTTTATCATAAACCCAAACAACAGTTACATTTTCGATTGAGTTTTCACAATCAGACCGCCACCATGTTGCCAAAGTTTATCACGAATATCCTTGTCTCAGGCGCTCTCGTTGCTGCCGCTACTCAAGAACCCCTCCAGCCTAACCATTGCGACGTTGCCTGCCAACTTGCATACCGCAAGGCTCTCTCTGTTGAGACCAACCGCTGGGTCAACCAGAACGTGTCAACAGATGAATTTTACTCCAACCCGTCTAATCTGTCTGACTACTCTGCTGGTGATCTGGTCAAGTGGGAAGATGTTCCCGCTGATCAAGCCTCCAAGAGGTGGACTCTTCCTGGCGGAGTATCCATGTCTCGGTTCTTCTATATGACCGAAGACATTGATGGAAAGCCAATTCCTGCCACTGGATTCGTCTTGATGCCTTACTCGAACCCTCTTGGAAATAACAAGCCTTTCAGAACACTTGTCTGGACCCATGGAACTGCTGGTGGCACGCGTCAATGTGCGCCGTCAAATCACCGGGCTCTGTACTATGAGTGGACTGGACCCTTTGCTCTTGTGCAGCAAGGCTATGTTGTCATTGCCCCCGACTATGCTGGTCAAGGCAGTGATATTCCTCAGGGCTTCATGTATGAATCTGGTGCACTTCATGCCGGAGATGTTAGCTTTGGACTCCAGGCTGCACGAACAGCCCTTGGAAAGCGCATCACCAAGGAATGGGTCGTCATCGGACATAGTGAAGGTGGTATGACTGCCTGGAGAACTGACGAACGAGAGGCCAAGCCCGGCAAGGCCACTGGTGGCTTCCTCGGTGCTGTCGCAATCGCACCAGCTCTCCAGcccatcaagctcattcCCGAGTCCTTCCGACGGGCAAAAGATGGTCCAGCTGGCGATGTCGTGTctatcttcctcctccaatCCATCTCACGCCTCTACCCCtccatcaaggttgaagacTACGCCACGGACATTGTCCTCAGCCGCATCGCCCTTGCAGACCAGGGTTGTATTAACACA
This region of Fusarium verticillioides 7600 chromosome 3, whole genome shotgun sequence genomic DNA includes:
- a CDS encoding hypothetical protein (At least one base has a quality score < 10): MNGHSQHSHEPVMSKQDEDLMQLTLQLRNKKEAEKYAKYHGDKLIGNPIAPKVGLWEDVKSVFSKSSNWPALKRTADGIIKGTGLDGQSLATIAGSLSDYSVQRQKLIDGQVKDKYDKMLHPPLTYLGDAFQYRTADGKFNSAMNPHLGQAGAPYAKTVPSKTAPLGALPDPSDLFDKLMAREEGGRESKSGLSAMLIYHATIIIHDIFRTNDNDKNISDSSSYLDLSPLYGYTTEMQRKVRDDKFKLGLLKPDTFAEDRLLRQPPGVCIMLVMYNRYHNYAARQLLRINENGRFRVPAMYEKTKLVSLIMEHLPEKDQYGQKLPLDDDVKEKCKKYEKLWRDVRAARPGDAPYAPPKTPHETEKEKKKREEAEKKRHDALEEIEKFNKSKLNQELEDLTNDLKLLLKKKTLKLKDRDHQAAKDFEAACDEFKEAWEAAWNKQDDDLFNTARLITCGMYIQISVHDYLRALMGFHQFDTNFTLDPRADFDQKKTSRGIGNQVTVEFNLLYRFHCAISLKDEKYTEDFMKNVLHFRDPSNTSLPEFLGTMAAVKQKAAEDHKYGKREPEPWEVTFGIPDEDPTPAAGAGSSGNTSDSGIALDGASNNASAEKVTESKHFTRNPITNLFDDNQMLKELTSAMDDPISNFGPRNVPKCLKSVEIMGILQARRWECGTLNDFRDFFGLPRHQSFESVTKNTEIQNALRDLYEHPDKIELYPGIFCESDEYMGLDPGPSESSSALWSAIFSDAITLVRSDRFYTVDWNTNSLTSWGMKEVTPNNEICKSSVFHRLLQRAFPGWFPSNTIRFFHPFYTAEQNGKYAEAQGYGDWFKETVDHPKVAVAAPVQKPEKPWYLSKFDDIKIILQGEKAKNFTNSAFYYKANLPQVVRDVLTTVEGKDDPKYTSTIDDYVEKVEADLKEYLDNEMRHIVKRESISMTNSTFQIDATRDFAIPVVTRYVADFLGFGNKLFKTPTEAKDTYSENEIYQHITNCQIFLSYNADETKWLQRREAFKASMKKLIELTQRGTIWEAGQWGITKAFFGKKETNAMHNLGVFVAEQVLGYEKEQSKAAAILLLICLDFAYNAVVSFTATLDGYMKDLYAAADGRPHFMLGLRHDTRPQWIQVQECVFSDKPNADEHLEKMVQTMARITVRQPIVRKALEEDKYKFAGVKGGKEVTIKKGDAVILDLAKAGDEEGVKNSPEKRQLLLAQLSIADKFGVFAPRRIVTISLTSMIKFVAQMKNPRRGHDAQGKLKRINLDSTPEGYANYMAPGRVSWIQKQAEKLKSPEEAEDIVTEGDLRPQSDTYLTPTWDEFVPFPMTWKIRFDGFGESDYKVGTNEYGRVKTMPTLPDFCPPWYQPQGPSTEGGAFASTVCICAGEGSGKGEVDDKGEKVHKKGCPCVGGSKKKHKLKTAQLSTGCGLSDNCVHK